A single genomic interval of Lathyrus oleraceus cultivar Zhongwan6 chromosome 7, CAAS_Psat_ZW6_1.0, whole genome shotgun sequence harbors:
- the LOC127103394 gene encoding lignin-forming anionic peroxidase, protein MEKVEERISKPLQCNTLKVADMSDHETFHNHLANIHILFSEIQSSINTYMAYRIVVTILVLLATICDAQFSSTFYDTTCPDALTTIRTAIRTAVSKERRMAASLIRLHFHDCFVQGCDASILLDDSTTIESEKTALPNLNSARGFQVIDNAKSQVEKVCPGVVSCADIVAVAARDASFAVGGPSWTVKLGRRDSTTASKSLANTDLPFFTDDLQTLISKFTIKGLTAKDMVALSGAHTIGQAQCFTFRDRIYNNASDIDAGFATTRQRGCPSSSSTSNNQKLAALDLVTPNSFDNNYFKNLIQKKGLLQSDQVLFSGGSTDSIVSQYSQNPTAFKSDFAASMINMGDIQPLTGSAGIIRRIYSAAN, encoded by the exons ATGGAAAAGGTTGAGGAGCGAATTAGCAAACCTTTGCAGTGCAACACGTTGAAGGTAGCGGACATGAGTGACCATGAAACATTTCATAATCATCTTGCTAACATTCATATATTATTTTCTGAAATTCAATCATCAATCAACACTTACATGGCTTATAGAATTGTTGTTACAATATTGGTGCTGCTAGCCACAATATGTGATGCACAGTTTTCTTCTACATTTTACGACACTACATGCCCCGATGCACTAACCACCATTAGAACTGCCATTCGTACAGCTGTCTCTAAAGAGCGTCGCATGGCTGCATCTCTCATTCGCCTTCATTTTCATGACTGCTTTGTGCAGGGCTGTGATGCATCCATTTTGCTAGATGACAGTACCACAATCGAGAGCGAAAAGACTGCACTTCCAAATCTTAACTCAGCAAGAGGATTTCAAGTCATTGATAATGCAAAATCACAGGTAGAGAAAGTATGTCCCGGAGTTGTGTCTTGTGCAGACATAGTAGCTGTAGCCGCACGTGATGCATCATTCGCT GTAGGTGGTCCATCATGGACAGTGAAACTTGGAAGAAGAGATTCTACTACGGCAAGCAAAAGTTTGGCCAATACGGACCTTCCATTCTTTACCGACGATCTTCAAACTCTTATATCTAAATTTACTATTAAAGGTCTCACTGCCAAAGACATGGTTGCTCTATCTG GTGCCCACACAATCGGACAAGCTCAATGCTTTACATTTCGTGATAGGATATACAACAATGCAAGTGACATAGATGCTGGATTCGCTACCACTCGCCAACGTGGTTGTCCATCTTCCAGTTCCACTTCAAACAATCAGAAGTTGGCAGCACTCGACTTGGTCACACCAAATTCTTTTGACAACAACTACTTTAAGAATTTAATTCAAAAGAAGGGTCTTCTACAATCAGACCAAGTTCTTTTCAGCGGTGGATCTACGGATTCTATCGTTTCTCAATACAGCCAAAATCCTACCGCTTTTAAATCTGATTTTGCAGCTTCTATGATAAACATGGGAGATATTCAACCATTAACAGGATCCGCCGGAATCATTAGACGTATCTACAGTGCTGCCAACTAA